In Pirellulales bacterium, the genomic stretch CCAGACTTGGACGAGCCAATGCCCGTGATCTTTGTCGACGTGTCGGCACCGGCCGTGGCGGGCTGGCCATGTATGCCCTCGGCATCGATAGTCAGCCACTTAGTTGCCAATAATCGAGTGGTGCCGATGCTATGAATCACCGCCGGTCCGTTGTAGCCCGTGTTGCGAGATTGATTTACCGCTTCCAAAGTCGCTTCGAGCATGGCCACATCCGCGTTGGGCATCAGACGGAACGAAACATCTCCCTGCGTGCGTCCAGATCCCACGATTCGCGTCCCGAGGATGACATCTCTCACGGGGCTTGTCTCATCGACCTGCCGATTCATGCCGGCAGCCAGGAAGTCGCCTGACACATTCACATACAGGTTGGGCTGCGACAGTCGATGCATGACTGAATCGACCAGTGGCAGCACTTGCCGGCGGTCGACGAGCCAATCCAAGTCGACGCCAATCTGCTTCAACCGTACCTCGGAGGGCTCCTTGACATAGGCCTGCAAATGCTCACCCAGCTGGTCGATTTGCGCGTCGAACTCGGTCCGTGACTTGGGATTACGGTATACCGAGAGGGTGACCATATAATTGGCCAGGGCCGTAGCAACGTTGGCGAACTGCGATCGATCTAGCCCCCCTTTATCGGAACGAAACTGCGAAAGAACCTTGGCAAGCGATTCCAGGGAGGGCGAAGCATTCGGTTGCAGTTGCTCATTGAGCGTATCCAATTGCAGAAATGCCCCCCAGGCACGGCCGTTTGCATCACCTCCAAGATAACGACGAAGGGTCGCGGTAGCCCGGGCAACCTCGGCACGATCGGCGTCCACAGCGGCAGCGTCGGCCGGATGGAACTGTTTCTTTCCTTCTCGGACGATCTCGACTAGCTGGTCAAGCTTGGGAGCCGACAGGACCTGTCGCCACTGGAGCACAGCCTCGCGAAGCTTTACGAAGGGGCCCCGATCCAGCCCCGGCGCGCCGGTCTCCAACCGCTCTAACACGGCGACAACTTGGTTGACGTCGGCCGCCTCTTTCAGGTCGAGTTGAGCATGAAGATCCTGCAATCGTAAGTACTTACGCCAGCCCTCGGCCGAAGGTGCGTCAGCTAGCCAAGTCTCGAGCTCGGCCAGAGCCTGACCGACGGCCAAATCGCGACCTGGTTTTTGCGCGTAAGTGACTGTGCAAAAACAAGTTATCAACGCCCAGATCAGGGCAACCCGCTTGCGGTTATGTGGCATCCGTCACCTCGCAATCTGGGCGAAGAAGGGAAAACTAGGGAAATAAAGGCGCGCAATGGCTGTGATACCAGGAACGGCATAAGAAAGCCATCCAATCCGCTATCGGCATGACCCGATTTTCTGCTCAGCCGGTTGATTCCGGCCATCCGCCCTGGTACACCAATACCTCCCAGATCGCGCAATCGGAAAAGCCGATCACTGGCCCACCTGACCGCAGCGGCTCCTAGGCGCCCTTGCCGCCGCTGCCTGGTATCCCCATCCAATAAAAAACCTGGCCCAGAGCCTGGACGGAGAGACCCTGTTTCCTTGGTTTGGCCGCTAGCACTGACTGCACGGCCCATTGCCAATGAATGGTTCGAGTCGCTTATTTCGGAGGGAACTATGAGTTTGTACGCGACGATCTCACGAGCAGCGGCGACCGTGGCGTGTGCCGCGGCCATTTTGACCCTTGTCACACCAGCTCCGGCTTACGCCAGCGATTACCGATCCCAGGCTCCGCACTGGGAGACAGACTACGCGCTAGCAATGCAGCGGGCCGAGCGGCAGCAAAAGATGCTGCTGATCCATTTCTTCGACGAGGCCAAACCGGCTAGTTCAAAGCCCTTCCTCAAGGAAATCGAGAGCAAGCCCGCGCTGACCGACAAGCTGTCCAAGTTTGTCCTCGCCCGCCTACCCCTCGACACAGAAATCACTGTCAAAGGGCAGCCATCGAAACTGTTGGATCATCCAGCATTTGCGGAAATGGAGAAGCGGCAAGGCCTTGTAGTTATCGATTACGCTAACGAGCGAAGCGAGTACTACGGTCATGTCGTCAGCGCGCTGCCGTTCAAGAGCGGGAAGTACTACCATTTCAATCCCAAGCATGTTGCCGTGATCTTGGATCTGCCCCCTGGCACGCAGACGCAGCGGGCCCTAGTCTTTGCCGTCCGAATTCACCCGGAAAGCCCCAAGAGCGCTAAGGGGGAGTTGGACCCCCATTTGGTGGACGAAGCCAAGAGCCACTCGAATTATCAGGCTAGGATTCACGTACAGGGGCATCACAATTGGGAATCCCGATTCCCGCGCATCTCGCGACTGTTACCGTTTGGCCTGCGCCCTCAGGAGGTCGTCGCCGAGAGTTGGCCGCACGAAAACCTACTCGATGCTGCTGTCGATTGCGTTCATAGCTGGCGGCAGTCCTCCGGCCATTGGGGGGCTGTCAAACAGGACCAGCCAAAATTCGCGTACGACATGCGACGAGGAAGCAACGGCATCTGGTATGCTACGGGCATCTTCGGGAACTACCACTAAACGGTGACCGGCGTTTCGGAGTTACCGGTCGCGCCGGATGAAGAAACCAGCGCCGAGCCCTCACCAGTTGCAGCAGATTTGTCTGCTTTGCGACGGGCGAGGGCTCTTTTTTGCGCGGTCATTTGCGGCGCCTTCAATTGGTGGTGACTCGCAGTCCGTGACGCACAGTTCGTCCTGCAGAGCACGGACGAAATGTCGCACACTCCGAACACATTGCACCGGTGATAACGGTTGCGCGGTGACGTTGCCATTTTTCGGCGCGACACGTTGAGAAAAGTCACCGTGTTGCAAAAAGTGCGTGGTACGTTTTATCCAGACCGAATCTCTTACCAAGCGCCCAAAACTGGAACTCCCTGCCGCCGAGACATGGAGTTCGGCGAGCGATTGCAAACGATCGCCCGCGCGTTGAACCGAGGACAATGTTGTCGTGAAGCGGTTCACTCTCAAAATAATGCCGCTCGTTGCGCTGCTGGTGATCGGCGTTGGCGACCAGCGACATGCCTACGGCACGGTCGGGGCCTTGCCCCGCATCGATCCGAGCGGCCAGCGGTTGTTTGTATGGGACAATCAGCCCTACTCAAAGTACCAGCCAGTACCAGGGCGTCCACATCCCAGGAACATGATGTTCCTGAAGCTCGCACCTGCCAAGGTCATCGCACCAGTCGGCTCGGAAGTTGTTCTGGTGGGAAGCATCTGCGGACCCGACGGTTATATGCATGCCGGCGAGCGCGTCGAGTGGATGATCGCGCCGGGCGGCGTTGGACAGTTTGTCTCGTTGGGCGATCGTAGCTTTCTGGATTGCCTGGCGAGCCCCAAGCTACGCCCACAGAAGTTGGACAACTCCTACGCAGTCGGCACAACGTCTGCGCGATACATCGCTCTCACGCGTGGCACGCCTACCTACGATGACGACGTGCCCGTGCAAAAGGGACAGGCCTATATCACGGTCACGTCCCCTGTCGAAGGGGCCAGCTTCGTTACGGCTTTCGCTCCCAACGTGTACGGTTGGGACCAGCGCCAACGTACCTCGACGATTTACTGGGTCGATGCACAATGGACATTGCCTCCGCCATCGACAAACCCAATTGGCACAACGCACGCCTTCACAACCAGCGTGACTCGGCAGACTGACCATTCGCCGCTTGTGGGTTGGCTCGTTCGATACGAAATCACCGGCGGTCCGGCAGCCAATTTCGCTCCTAATGGTGGCCAGGTCATCGAGGTTCCGACTAACGATCTCGGCCAGGCCACTGCCGAAATTGTCCAACAGCAGGGAGCGGCCGGCAGCAACGCCATTTCCGTACAAATTATCCGGCCGGCTGAACTATCCGGCAGCTACGGCCAACGGCTGGTCGTCGGCAATGGATCCACGATGGAGACCTGGGCTGCGTCGGGCAGCCTTTCGCTTCGTACCACCGGACCCAGCCAAGCTACGGTGGGTTCCACAGTGACATATCGCATAGATGTCTCAAATCCTAGTCCCTTGTCCGTCCGGCAAGCCGTGGTGACGGATCAGATTCCGGCCGGTTTGACCTTTGTTAGTAGCACTCCCCCGGCTCAACCCGCCGGTGGACGACTCGAATGGCAGCTTGGCGACGTTAATGCCGGGCAAAGTGTCGTGATCGAGGCCGACTTTCGCGCAGATAAGGCAGGCACGATCAGCAATTGCGCCGCACTCTCCTCGGCCGAGGGACTGTCGGCGCAAAGCTGCGCCACGACCACGGTGATGGCAACCGCACTGCCACCACAAGCCATCTCGGTAACGATGAGCGCGCCACCGACGGCCACGGTAGGTCAAGACGTGGAATTCGTGGCTGTCGTCACCAATCGCAGCACAATGCCAACACCACCACTGACGATTGTCGACCGCTTTGATCCGAGCCTGCAAAATGCTGCAGGCCCCAGTCCCATCGAACAAAGCGTCAATCCGATTCAACCCGGCCAATCGCAGACCATTCGGCTAACCCTGCGCCCGATGCAAGCAGGCCAGTTGTGCAATACGGTCGAGGTGCAAACAAACGATCGCACAATTCTCGGCACAACACAGGCGTGCGTCACTGCCGCCGCGCAAGCGGCTGCACCCACCGTGCGACCGACGATAACCGTCAAGAAAACCGGTCCGCAGCAATTAGCCGCCGGGCAAACGGCAAACTTTCAGATCGAGATTGCCAACGTCGGACAGGTTCCTGCCACACAAGTGCGATTGGCGGACAACTACGACAGTGCGCTTGAGCCGACTAGCGCGACCGACGGTCACAACTGGGTCGGCAGTGACCTGGTGTGGGTGCTCGATACGCTCCCGCCGGGCAGATCATTTACTTACGAGGTTCGCTGCCTCTGTAACGCGCCCGCGGCGAGGGCCTGTAACCGGGCGACGGTCACCACGGCCGAAGGCGTCACCGCCAACGATGACGCCTGCCTTGTGATCACGCCTACCGCGGCCCAGGCGACACCCGCAGTGCCAGGCAAATTGACGATTGATGTGGCCGATCTTGTCGAGCCCGTCGCCGCCGGTCGCAACACGACCTATCAGGTCAAAGTCACGAATGCTGGCCAGGCAGCCGATAGCCAAATCACGCTTACCGTGACACTGCCACCCGAGATGACTCCGCTAGGCGTCGGACCCGGTGGCATCACCAATGCGAACATCAATGGCAAGTCTGTAAATTTTGCCCCGGTGCAAGCTCTGGCGCCTGGTGAAACGCTCACCTTTCAAGTCCAAGCGCGCGCCGATGTAGCGGGGCAAGCTCGGGTGCAGGCCCAGGTCAAAAGCGCCG encodes the following:
- a CDS encoding DUF11 domain-containing protein encodes the protein MKRFTLKIMPLVALLVIGVGDQRHAYGTVGALPRIDPSGQRLFVWDNQPYSKYQPVPGRPHPRNMMFLKLAPAKVIAPVGSEVVLVGSICGPDGYMHAGERVEWMIAPGGVGQFVSLGDRSFLDCLASPKLRPQKLDNSYAVGTTSARYIALTRGTPTYDDDVPVQKGQAYITVTSPVEGASFVTAFAPNVYGWDQRQRTSTIYWVDAQWTLPPPSTNPIGTTHAFTTSVTRQTDHSPLVGWLVRYEITGGPAANFAPNGGQVIEVPTNDLGQATAEIVQQQGAAGSNAISVQIIRPAELSGSYGQRLVVGNGSTMETWAASGSLSLRTTGPSQATVGSTVTYRIDVSNPSPLSVRQAVVTDQIPAGLTFVSSTPPAQPAGGRLEWQLGDVNAGQSVVIEADFRADKAGTISNCAALSSAEGLSAQSCATTTVMATALPPQAISVTMSAPPTATVGQDVEFVAVVTNRSTMPTPPLTIVDRFDPSLQNAAGPSPIEQSVNPIQPGQSQTIRLTLRPMQAGQLCNTVEVQTNDRTILGTTQACVTAAAQAAAPTVRPTITVKKTGPQQLAAGQTANFQIEIANVGQVPATQVRLADNYDSALEPTSATDGHNWVGSDLVWVLDTLPPGRSFTYEVRCLCNAPAARACNRATVTTAEGVTANDDACLVITPTAAQATPAVPGKLTIDVADLVEPVAAGRNTTYQVKVTNAGQAADSQITLTVTLPPEMTPLGVGPGGITNANINGKSVNFAPVQALAPGETLTFQVQARADVAGQARVQAQVKSAGVPAGVLGEELTTILAQ